The Delphinus delphis chromosome 10, mDelDel1.2, whole genome shotgun sequence genome includes a region encoding these proteins:
- the KIFC1 gene encoding kinesin-like protein KIFC1 isoform X1, translating into MEPQQRSPLLEVKGNIELKRALAKAPSRLPLPGSRLKRGPDQMEEDLEPEKKRTRGLGTKVATSRPRATALTTVPQTQGQTAVPKVPRKTGPPCSTAIATVLKNQKPGPAVPAQKPGTTAAPPVVGRKKPSKRPAWDLKGQLCDLNAELKCCRERTQMLDQENQQLRNQLREAQQQATALGTERRTLEEELARVRAQAEQGQQELGNLSTLVLELEERLGTQEGLVQELQKEQLELQEERRGLAAQLEEQERRLQASEAALSGSQAEVASLRQEAAAQADLLANREERLHGLEMERRRLHNQLQELKGNVRVFCRVRPVLPGESTPPPGFLLFPSGPSGPSDPPTRLSLSRSDERRGTLSGAPAAPTRHDFSFDRVFPPGSGQDEVFEEISMLVQSALDGYPVCIFAYGQTGSGKTFTMEGGPGGDPQVEGLIPRALRHLFSVAQELSGQGWTYSFVASYVEIYNETVRDLLATGTRKGHGGECEIRRAGPGSEELTVTNARYVPVSCEREVEALLHLARQNRAVARTAQNERSSRSHSVFQLQISGEHAGRGLQCVAPLSLVDLAGSERLDPGLALGPGERERLRETQAINSSLSTLGLVIMALSNKESHVPYRNSKLTYLLQNSLGGSAKMLMFVNISPLEENVSESLNSLRFASKVNQCVIGTAQANRK; encoded by the exons ATGGAGCCGCAG CAGAGGTCCCCCTTGTTGGAAGTGAAGGGGAACATAGAGCTGAAGAGAGCCCTGGCCAAGGCCCCTTCCCGGCTCCCCCTCCCGGGAAGCAGGCTGAAGAGGGGTCCCGACCAGATGGAGGAGGACTTGGAGCCTGAGAAG AAAAGGACACGAGGCCTGGGCACCAAAGTGGCCACGTCCCGCCCCAGAGCAACGGCCCTCACCACTGTGCCACAGACACAAGGCCAGACCGcag TGCCAAAAGTTCCCAGGAAGACAGGACCCCCATGTTCCACAGCTATCGCCACAG TGCTGAAGAATCAGAAGCCAGGCCCTGCTGTTCCTGCCCAGAAGCCTGGCA CAACAGCTGCTCCTCCTGTGGTGGGAAGGAAGAAACCCAGCAAACGTCCAGCCTGGGACTTAAAGGGTCAGTTATGTGACCTAAACGCAGAGCTGAAATGCTGCCGTGAGAGGACCCAGATGTTGGACCAGGAGAACCAACAGCTGCGGAACCAGCTCAGGGAGGCCCAGCAACAGGCCACGGCCCTGGGGACAGAGCGCAGGACACTGGAAGAGGAGTTGGCCAGGGTGCGGGCCCAGGCTGAGCAGGGCCAACAGGAGCTGGGGAACCTGAGCACTCTGGTCCTAGAGCTGGAAGAGCGGCTGGGCACGCAGGAGGGCTTAGTGCAAGAGCTCCAGAAAGAACAGCTGGAACTGCAGGAGGAGCGGAGGGGGCTGGCTGCCCAGCTGGAGGAGCAGGAG AGGAGGCTACAGGCATCAGAAGCTGCTCTGTCGGGCAGCCAAGCAGAGGTGGCATCCCTGCGCCAGGAGGCTGCAGCCCAGGCGGACTTACTGGCTAACCGGGAAGAACGTCTCCATGGGCTTGAGATGGAGCGCCGGCGGCTACACAACCAGCTGCAGGAACTCAAAGGCAATGTCCGTGTCTTCTGCCGGGTCCGCCCCGTCCTTCCAGGGGagtccaccccaccccctggcttTCTGCTATTTCCCTCCGGCCCCAGCGGGCCCTCCGACCCTCCAACCCGACTCAGCCTCTCCCGGTCTGACGAGCGGCGTGGGACCCTGAGTGGGGCGCCAGCTGCCCCCACCCGCCATGACTTCTCCTTTGACCGGGTATTCCCACCAGGGAGTGGACAGGACGAAGTGTTTGAAGAGATTTCCATGCTTGTCCAGTCAGCCCTGGATGGCTACCCAGTATGCATCTTTGCCTACGGCCAGACAGGCAGTGGCAAGACCTTCACCATGGAGGGTGGGCCTGGGGGAGACCCCCAGGTGGAGGGGCTGATCCCTCGGGCCCTGCGGCACCTCTTTTCTGTGGCCCAGGAGCTAAGTGGCCAGGGCTGGACCTACAGCTTTGTGGCAAGTTACGTAGAGATCTACAACGAGACTGTCCGAGACCTGCTGGCCACTGGGACCCGGAAGGGCCATGGGGGTGAGTGTGAGATTCGCCGGGCAGGGCCGGGGAGCGAGGAGCTTACTGTCACCAACGCCCGATATGTTCCTGTCTCCTGTGAGAGAGAG GTGGAGGCCCTGCTCCATCTGGCCCGCCAGAACCGGGCTGTGGCCCGCACAGCCCAGAATGAGCGATCGTCACGAAGTCACAGTGTGTTCCAGCTGCAGATCTCTGGGGAGCATGCTGGCCGAGGCCTGCAGTGTGTGGCCCCCCTCAGCCTTGTGGACCTGGCTGGGAGTGAGCGGCTAGACCCCGGCTTGGCCCTCGGTCCTGGAGAGCGGGAACGCCTTCGGGAAACGCAGGCCATTAACAGCAGCCTGTCCACGCTGGGGCTGGTCATCATGGCCTTGAGCAACAAG GAGTCCCACGTGCCTTACCGGAACAGCAAGCTGACCTACCTGCTGCAGAACTCTCTGGGCGGCAGCGCTAAGAt GCTCATGTTTGTGAACATTTCTCCCCTAGAAGAGAATGTCTCCGAGTCCCTCAACTCCCTACGTTTTGCCTCCAAG GTGAACCAGTGTGTTATTGGTACTGCCCAGGCCAATAGGAAATGA
- the KIFC1 gene encoding kinesin-like protein KIFC1 isoform X2, with the protein MEPQRSPLLEVKGNIELKRALAKAPSRLPLPGSRLKRGPDQMEEDLEPEKKRTRGLGTKVATSRPRATALTTVPQTQGQTAVPKVPRKTGPPCSTAIATVLKNQKPGPAVPAQKPGTTAAPPVVGRKKPSKRPAWDLKGQLCDLNAELKCCRERTQMLDQENQQLRNQLREAQQQATALGTERRTLEEELARVRAQAEQGQQELGNLSTLVLELEERLGTQEGLVQELQKEQLELQEERRGLAAQLEEQERRLQASEAALSGSQAEVASLRQEAAAQADLLANREERLHGLEMERRRLHNQLQELKGNVRVFCRVRPVLPGESTPPPGFLLFPSGPSGPSDPPTRLSLSRSDERRGTLSGAPAAPTRHDFSFDRVFPPGSGQDEVFEEISMLVQSALDGYPVCIFAYGQTGSGKTFTMEGGPGGDPQVEGLIPRALRHLFSVAQELSGQGWTYSFVASYVEIYNETVRDLLATGTRKGHGGECEIRRAGPGSEELTVTNARYVPVSCEREVEALLHLARQNRAVARTAQNERSSRSHSVFQLQISGEHAGRGLQCVAPLSLVDLAGSERLDPGLALGPGERERLRETQAINSSLSTLGLVIMALSNKESHVPYRNSKLTYLLQNSLGGSAKMLMFVNISPLEENVSESLNSLRFASKVNQCVIGTAQANRK; encoded by the exons ATGGAGCCGCAG AGGTCCCCCTTGTTGGAAGTGAAGGGGAACATAGAGCTGAAGAGAGCCCTGGCCAAGGCCCCTTCCCGGCTCCCCCTCCCGGGAAGCAGGCTGAAGAGGGGTCCCGACCAGATGGAGGAGGACTTGGAGCCTGAGAAG AAAAGGACACGAGGCCTGGGCACCAAAGTGGCCACGTCCCGCCCCAGAGCAACGGCCCTCACCACTGTGCCACAGACACAAGGCCAGACCGcag TGCCAAAAGTTCCCAGGAAGACAGGACCCCCATGTTCCACAGCTATCGCCACAG TGCTGAAGAATCAGAAGCCAGGCCCTGCTGTTCCTGCCCAGAAGCCTGGCA CAACAGCTGCTCCTCCTGTGGTGGGAAGGAAGAAACCCAGCAAACGTCCAGCCTGGGACTTAAAGGGTCAGTTATGTGACCTAAACGCAGAGCTGAAATGCTGCCGTGAGAGGACCCAGATGTTGGACCAGGAGAACCAACAGCTGCGGAACCAGCTCAGGGAGGCCCAGCAACAGGCCACGGCCCTGGGGACAGAGCGCAGGACACTGGAAGAGGAGTTGGCCAGGGTGCGGGCCCAGGCTGAGCAGGGCCAACAGGAGCTGGGGAACCTGAGCACTCTGGTCCTAGAGCTGGAAGAGCGGCTGGGCACGCAGGAGGGCTTAGTGCAAGAGCTCCAGAAAGAACAGCTGGAACTGCAGGAGGAGCGGAGGGGGCTGGCTGCCCAGCTGGAGGAGCAGGAG AGGAGGCTACAGGCATCAGAAGCTGCTCTGTCGGGCAGCCAAGCAGAGGTGGCATCCCTGCGCCAGGAGGCTGCAGCCCAGGCGGACTTACTGGCTAACCGGGAAGAACGTCTCCATGGGCTTGAGATGGAGCGCCGGCGGCTACACAACCAGCTGCAGGAACTCAAAGGCAATGTCCGTGTCTTCTGCCGGGTCCGCCCCGTCCTTCCAGGGGagtccaccccaccccctggcttTCTGCTATTTCCCTCCGGCCCCAGCGGGCCCTCCGACCCTCCAACCCGACTCAGCCTCTCCCGGTCTGACGAGCGGCGTGGGACCCTGAGTGGGGCGCCAGCTGCCCCCACCCGCCATGACTTCTCCTTTGACCGGGTATTCCCACCAGGGAGTGGACAGGACGAAGTGTTTGAAGAGATTTCCATGCTTGTCCAGTCAGCCCTGGATGGCTACCCAGTATGCATCTTTGCCTACGGCCAGACAGGCAGTGGCAAGACCTTCACCATGGAGGGTGGGCCTGGGGGAGACCCCCAGGTGGAGGGGCTGATCCCTCGGGCCCTGCGGCACCTCTTTTCTGTGGCCCAGGAGCTAAGTGGCCAGGGCTGGACCTACAGCTTTGTGGCAAGTTACGTAGAGATCTACAACGAGACTGTCCGAGACCTGCTGGCCACTGGGACCCGGAAGGGCCATGGGGGTGAGTGTGAGATTCGCCGGGCAGGGCCGGGGAGCGAGGAGCTTACTGTCACCAACGCCCGATATGTTCCTGTCTCCTGTGAGAGAGAG GTGGAGGCCCTGCTCCATCTGGCCCGCCAGAACCGGGCTGTGGCCCGCACAGCCCAGAATGAGCGATCGTCACGAAGTCACAGTGTGTTCCAGCTGCAGATCTCTGGGGAGCATGCTGGCCGAGGCCTGCAGTGTGTGGCCCCCCTCAGCCTTGTGGACCTGGCTGGGAGTGAGCGGCTAGACCCCGGCTTGGCCCTCGGTCCTGGAGAGCGGGAACGCCTTCGGGAAACGCAGGCCATTAACAGCAGCCTGTCCACGCTGGGGCTGGTCATCATGGCCTTGAGCAACAAG GAGTCCCACGTGCCTTACCGGAACAGCAAGCTGACCTACCTGCTGCAGAACTCTCTGGGCGGCAGCGCTAAGAt GCTCATGTTTGTGAACATTTCTCCCCTAGAAGAGAATGTCTCCGAGTCCCTCAACTCCCTACGTTTTGCCTCCAAG GTGAACCAGTGTGTTATTGGTACTGCCCAGGCCAATAGGAAATGA